In the Haloferula helveola genome, one interval contains:
- a CDS encoding HAD-IB family hydrolase: protein MTEENREKFQRGLALFDFDGTLIPWDTQVIFANCVLKREPLRRSYLALFALFAPLYKILGDEGLKRVFLSYLWRVERPQLEEWVRGWVAEWVPDRCYAAVVEKLEAHKAAGHLTVLASASPEFYVREVGRVLGFDLALGTVVEQDGPMRLFPDLTNHKGEQKVRRLSEIIGTPGMRGWAGSHGYTDSTADLPMMLACQQGTVVNPSERLTAIAEDRGWEILRPEVPWKGKVDKIRQILRFAAGI, encoded by the coding sequence GTGACCGAGGAAAATCGCGAAAAGTTTCAGCGTGGCCTGGCCCTGTTCGACTTCGACGGGACGCTGATCCCGTGGGATACGCAGGTGATATTCGCCAACTGCGTGCTCAAGCGCGAGCCGCTGCGCCGGTCGTATCTGGCTCTGTTCGCGCTTTTCGCCCCGCTTTACAAGATCCTCGGTGATGAAGGTCTGAAGCGGGTTTTCCTGAGCTACCTGTGGCGGGTCGAACGGCCGCAGCTCGAGGAGTGGGTGCGTGGCTGGGTCGCGGAGTGGGTGCCCGACCGCTGCTACGCCGCTGTGGTGGAAAAGCTGGAGGCTCACAAGGCGGCGGGGCACCTGACTGTGCTCGCATCGGCCAGTCCGGAATTTTACGTCCGGGAGGTCGGCCGCGTCCTTGGCTTCGACCTCGCGCTCGGCACCGTGGTCGAACAGGACGGGCCGATGCGGCTCTTCCCCGACCTGACGAATCACAAAGGTGAGCAGAAAGTACGACGTTTGTCGGAAATCATCGGAACTCCCGGTATGCGGGGTTGGGCCGGAAGCCATGGTTATACCGATAGCACCGCCGACCTGCCGATGATGCTCGCCTGTCAGCAGGGCACCGTGGTCAATCCGTCCGAGCGGCTGACGGCGATTGCCGAGGACCGGGGCTGGGAGATCCTTCGGCCGGAGGTGCCTTGGAAGGGCAAAGTCGACAAGATCCGGCAGATTTTGCGATTCGCTGCCGGGATCTGA
- the ispF gene encoding 2-C-methyl-D-erythritol 2,4-cyclodiphosphate synthase: MFQPPSMTGLGYDIHRFAEGRPLILGGVEIPHSHGLDGHSDADVLSHAIADAVLGALGLPDIGHWFPPGDPSCKDISSLKILEKAAELIRDKGHELVNVDATLIAEAPKILPHREAMQANIGQALGLPPERVGIKATTNELLGAIGRREGIAAMAVAEVK; encoded by the coding sequence ATGTTCCAGCCTCCGTCCATGACCGGACTCGGCTACGATATCCACCGTTTCGCGGAAGGCCGCCCGCTGATCCTCGGCGGCGTGGAAATTCCGCACTCCCACGGGCTCGACGGACATTCCGATGCCGACGTGCTTTCGCATGCGATCGCCGACGCCGTGCTCGGCGCGCTCGGTCTGCCCGACATCGGGCATTGGTTTCCGCCGGGGGATCCGTCCTGCAAGGATATCTCGTCGCTGAAAATTCTCGAGAAGGCCGCGGAGCTGATCCGCGACAAGGGCCACGAGCTGGTGAACGTCGACGCCACCCTGATCGCCGAAGCACCGAAGATTCTGCCGCACCGCGAGGCGATGCAGGCCAACATCGGCCAGGCCCTCGGACTGCCGCCCGAGCGGGTCGGCATCAAGGCCACGACCAACGAGCTGCTCGGGGCGATCGGGCGCCGCGAGGGCATCGCGGCGATGGCGGTGGCCGAGGTGAAATAG
- a CDS encoding phytanoyl-CoA dioxygenase family protein → MRDGFQLLRGILPENELEDLREEADTIQKAAGKPCVRRLLAKSDRIRRLARDPRLLGLLPAPMTPVRSILFDKTSEDNWPVAWHQDLTITVSGKREIDGYGPWSRKDEAVHVQPPLEVLERMWTLRIHLDDTPSTNGALQVIPRSHSEGKLDRPSIGRWADKSPFVCECSAGDILLMSPLILHASAKSTAPSRRRILHFEYADPDTLDPRLSFSES, encoded by the coding sequence GTGCGCGACGGCTTCCAACTGCTCCGGGGCATCCTTCCGGAGAACGAACTCGAGGATCTCCGGGAAGAGGCCGACACGATCCAGAAGGCCGCGGGAAAGCCATGTGTCAGGCGCCTGCTGGCCAAGTCGGATCGAATCCGCCGTCTTGCTCGCGACCCGCGGCTTCTCGGACTCCTTCCCGCGCCTATGACGCCGGTCCGGAGCATCCTTTTCGACAAGACATCCGAGGACAACTGGCCCGTCGCGTGGCATCAGGACCTGACCATCACGGTCTCGGGCAAGCGTGAGATCGACGGCTACGGACCTTGGTCGCGGAAGGACGAGGCGGTGCATGTCCAACCGCCGCTCGAAGTCCTGGAGCGCATGTGGACCCTGCGGATCCACCTCGACGACACCCCCTCCACCAACGGCGCCCTGCAGGTGATTCCGCGTTCGCACAGCGAGGGGAAACTCGATCGTCCGTCGATCGGGCGGTGGGCGGACAAGTCCCCTTTCGTGTGCGAGTGTTCCGCCGGGGACATCCTGCTGATGTCGCCTCTCATTCTCCACGCGTCGGCCAAGTCGACCGCACCGTCGCGCCGCCGGATCCTCCACTTCGAATACGCGGATCCGGACACGCTCGATCCCCGGCTGAGCTTCTCCGAAAGCTGA
- a CDS encoding inositol monophosphatase family protein encodes MTDLELTVHAATEAGKLLKQHFGSDAAVDEASHHDIKLALDKESQKLIEGILLGARDGDAFYGEEGLAGNPDSNRQWIVDPIDGTVNFYYGIPHFCVSIALRVDGEVVLGVIHDPIVGETWTVEKGGQPMLDGRPISCSKRERLEECALFIGCGKDEEALKIGLERFRKASLRARKMRMMGSAALGLAYIASGRLDAYVESRISLWDIAAGKLLVEAAGGKVDLAPADKDDVWAIVATNGLIPIEEVL; translated from the coding sequence GTGACCGATCTCGAACTCACTGTCCATGCCGCCACCGAGGCGGGAAAGCTTCTCAAACAGCACTTCGGCAGCGACGCCGCCGTCGACGAGGCCTCGCACCACGACATCAAGCTCGCCCTCGACAAGGAGTCACAAAAACTGATCGAAGGCATCCTGCTCGGCGCCCGCGATGGCGACGCGTTCTACGGTGAGGAAGGCCTGGCCGGGAATCCGGACTCGAATCGCCAGTGGATCGTCGACCCCATCGACGGCACCGTGAACTTCTACTACGGCATCCCGCACTTCTGCGTCTCGATCGCTCTCCGCGTCGATGGCGAGGTTGTCCTGGGAGTGATCCACGATCCGATCGTTGGCGAAACGTGGACCGTCGAGAAGGGCGGGCAGCCGATGCTCGACGGCCGGCCGATCTCCTGCAGCAAGCGCGAGAGACTCGAGGAGTGCGCGCTCTTCATCGGCTGCGGCAAGGACGAGGAAGCCCTCAAGATCGGACTCGAGCGCTTCCGCAAGGCATCGCTCCGCGCCCGCAAGATGCGCATGATGGGATCGGCAGCACTCGGCCTCGCCTACATCGCGAGCGGACGGCTCGACGCCTACGTCGAGTCCCGTATTTCGCTCTGGGACATCGCCGCCGGCAAGTTGCTGGTCGAAGCCGCCGGCGGAAAGGTCGACCTTGCTCCCGCCGACAAGGACGACGTCTGGGCGATCGTCGCAACCAACGGCCTGATCCCTATCGAGGAAGTGCTGTAG
- a CDS encoding phosphopantothenoylcysteine decarboxylase produces the protein MKVLITAGPTREPLDPVRYLSNRSSGKMGYALAAAFAEAGHHVLLVSGPTDLDVPPGIDFVPVETALEMFEAVGRHLFRMDAAVFAAAVADYRPASAPDQKIKKSGESMTIELIRNPDILGSARSKMNFTGTLVGFAAETENLEEHARGKLVRKQCDLIIGNDVSKPGIGFESDRNELLLVYPNHSEAIPEDEKHHLSHRLVREIEVLAATRKGSGSLQEP, from the coding sequence TTGAAAGTCCTCATCACCGCCGGCCCGACCCGCGAACCGCTCGACCCGGTCCGCTACCTGAGCAACCGGTCGTCCGGCAAGATGGGCTACGCACTGGCCGCCGCCTTCGCGGAAGCCGGACATCACGTGCTGCTGGTCTCGGGGCCCACCGATCTCGACGTGCCGCCCGGCATCGACTTCGTGCCGGTGGAAACGGCGCTCGAAATGTTCGAGGCGGTCGGGCGTCATCTGTTCCGGATGGATGCCGCCGTCTTCGCCGCGGCGGTCGCCGACTACCGCCCGGCCAGCGCGCCCGATCAGAAAATCAAGAAGTCGGGTGAGTCGATGACCATCGAACTGATCCGCAATCCCGACATCCTCGGCTCGGCACGCTCGAAAATGAACTTCACCGGCACGCTCGTCGGCTTCGCCGCGGAAACCGAAAACCTCGAGGAGCACGCGCGCGGCAAACTCGTCCGCAAGCAGTGCGACCTCATCATTGGCAACGACGTTTCAAAGCCCGGCATCGGGTTCGAGTCCGACCGCAACGAACTGCTGCTGGTTTACCCGAACCACAGCGAAGCGATCCCCGAGGACGAGAAGCATCACCTTTCCCATCGTCTCGTCCGCGAAATCGAGGTCCTCGCCGCGACACGGAAAGGGAGTGGCTCCTTGCAGGAGCCATAA